The following are encoded together in the Drosophila biarmipes strain raj3 chromosome 3L, RU_DBia_V1.1, whole genome shotgun sequence genome:
- the LOC108028336 gene encoding clathrin light chain — MDFGDDFAAKEEVDPAAEFLAREQSALGDLEAEITGGSVPAAAAAASTDDGLGELLGGGGATTSDGDLLSAGGTGGLESSTGSFEVIGGESNEPVGISGPPPSREEPEKIRKWREEQKQRLEEKDIEEERKKEELRQQSKKELDDWLRQIGESISKTKLASRNAEKQAATLENGTIEPGTEWERIAKLCDFNPKVNKAGKDVSRMRSIYLHLKQNPIQVQKST; from the coding sequence atggactttggagaCGATTTCGCTGCCAAGGAGGAGGTGGATCCGGCGGCCGAGTTCCTGGCGCGCGAACAGTCCGCTCTCGGTGATTTGGAGGCGGAGATCACGGGGGGATCCgttccagctgctgctgctgctgcatccaCAGACGATGGTTTGGGGGAGCTCCTGGGTGGGGGAGGCGCCACCACTTCCGATGGCGATCTTCTCTCGGCAGGCGGTACCGGCGGTCTGGAATCCTCCACGGGCAGCTTTGAGGTCATTGGCGGAGAGTCCAATGAACCCGTGGGCATATCCGGTCCACCCCCCTCCCGGGAAGAGCCCGAAAAGATACGCAAGTGGCGCGAGGAGCAGAAACAGCGACTGGAGGAGAAGGACATCGAGGAGGAGCGGAAAAAGGAGGAACTGCGGCAACAGTCCAAGAAGGAGCTTGATGACTGGCTGCGCCAGATCGGCGAGTCCATATCGAAGACCAAGCTGGCGTCCCGCAATGCCGAAAAGCAGGCAGCCACCCTGGAGAACGGCACCATCGAACCGGGCACCGAGTGGGAGCGCATAGCCAAGCTGTGCGACTTTAATCCCAAGGTGAACAAGGCGGGCAAGGACGTCTCCCGCATGCGATCCATCTACCTGCACCTCAAGCAGAATCCCATCCAGGTGCAGAAGAGCACCTAG
- the LOC108028353 gene encoding uncharacterized protein LOC108028353 — translation MKHTKKYFFLRIFYYQNCLFMERLQCSIPINPNAKYLSNSISNVLYSIQKFDESTLAWPTHQRTRDVCNRKKVRSPPEVPLAGTASCVIPKKRCCALCCNAKAAKKNTYYQILQASQDQPHFKEGSRCKYKNNDYQFKRDSKNDSIYNDIYDIVRTHVNSKRQPQYEKCPDREVSLTMQPPKFEVYKILPVPTKNMENKSKHLQSTARSPPKSSKLNYPIIYVDKLRERTNELSNSKGRQTKPKSSSSKKEFLKFLKRGNQRNENLKEENHRSTKMLRSKSLTTKQPFNNISKGREKIAQTSPL, via the coding sequence ATGAAACATacgaaaaaatatttctttttacgcatattttattatcaaaattGCCTGTTTATGGAGAGGTTACAGTGTTCCATTCCTATAAATCCAAATGCAAAGTATCTCTCCAATTCAATCTCGAATGTTTTGTACAGCATTCAGAAATTTGATGAAAGCACTCTTGCTTGGCCGACCCATCAGCGAACAAGGGACGTCTGTAATAGGAAAAAGGTTCGATCGCCTCCGGAAGTTCCTTTGGCCGGAACTGCATCCTGTGTGATTCCAAAAAAAAGGTGCTGTGCATTATGTTGTAACGCTAAGGCAGCTAAGAAAAATACCTACTATCAAATTCTTCAAGCCAGTCAAGATCAGCCGCATTTTAAAGAGGGTTCCagatgtaaatataaaaataatgactACCAATTTAAACGTGATTCCAAAAATGACAGCATTTACAATGACATCTACGATATTGTGAGGACGCACGTTAACTCCAAAAGGCAACCCCAATATGAAAAGTGTCCAGATCGAGAGGTTTCACTTACTATGCAACCTCCTAAGTTTGAAGTGTATAAAATTCTTCCTGTCCCAACTAAAAACATGGAGAATAAGAGCAAACATCTTCAATCAACTGCTAGATCGCCCCCAAAGTCATCTAAGCTTAACTATCCTATAATATATGTCGATAAACTTCGAGAAAGAACCAATGAGCTTTCGAATTCCAAAGGCCGTCAAACTAAACCGAAATCATCGTCATCCAAGAAAGAGTTCCTCAAATTTCTCAAAAGAGGCAATCAGCggaatgaaaatttaaaagaagaAAACCATAGGTCAACGAAAATGTTAAG
- the LOC108028354 gene encoding serine/threonine-protein phosphatase rdgC isoform X1 — MLRSCVCLRTDDDGKRRSSSVEDASSCRSSEIERVGASMQTLGPNGQPQSSAAQTSTRASSLLQLFQRRGWCKHFRKPLRGMSASRAEKTIRAAIFIQKWYRRHQARREMQRRCNWQIFQNLEYASEQDQAELYKFFNDLIKHMPQAAGRKNQYQGSAHVSVLDEKDDLVEEFGDIVNAKIELPIRKNHIDLLIDVFRKKRGNRLHPKYVALILREAAKSLKQLPNISPVSTAVSQQVTVCGDLHGKLDDLLVVLHKNGLPSSSNPYVFNGDFVDRGKRGLEVLLLLLSLYLAFPNAVFLNRGNHEDSVMNARYGFIREVESKYPRNHKRILAFIDEVYRWLPLGSVLNSRVLIVHGGFSDSTSLDLIKSIDRGKYVSILRPPLTDGEPLDKTEWQQIFDIMWSDPQATMGCVPNTLRGAGVWFGPDVTDNFLQRHRLSYVIRSHECKPNGHEFMHDNKIITIFSASNYYAIGSNKGAYIRLNNQLMPHFVQYISAASQTKRLSFKQRMGIVESSALKELAVRMRDHRDELEDEFRRYDPKDSGYISISNWCKVMEKVTKLGLPWRLLRDKLAPGTDSQKVNYNRTLDLLDTDVILEAEADGMSVMDALYANKASLVAIFNIIDADNSGEITLDEFETAIDLLVAHMPGAYSKAEMLEKCRMMDLNGDGKVDLNEFLEAFRLSDLHRKEQQDENIRRRSTGRSAIAKTASDPVTLLADKISKNTLVVEHDIDPTDCESKVIDPKKS, encoded by the exons ATGCTACGCAGCTGCGTGTGCCTGCGCACCGACGATGACGGGAAGCGGCGCAGCTCCTCCGTGGAAGACGCCTCCTCGTGCCGCTCGTCGGAAATAGAGCGCGTGGGCGCCAGCATGCAGACTTTGGGTCCCAATGGACAGCCGCAGTCATCCGCCGCGCAGACGAGCACCAGGGCCTCCAGTCTGCTGCAGCTCTTCCAGCGGCGAGGTTGGTGCAAGCACTTCCGCAAGCCGCTCCGGGGCATGAGCGCCTCCCGGGCCGAAAAGA CCATTCGAGCGGCAATATTCATCCAGAAATGGTATCGCAGGCATCAGGCCCGTCGCGAAATGCAGAGGCGTTGCAACTGGCAGATCTTCCAGAACCTGGAATACGCCAGCGAACAGGACCAGGCTGAG CtatacaaattctttaatgacCTCATTAAGCACATGCCCCAGGCTGCGGGCAGGAAGAATCAGTACCAAGGATCCGCTCATG TTTCCGTACTGGATGAGAAAGATGACCTCGTTGAAGAGTTTGGGGACATTGTGAATGCCAAAATCGAGTTGCCAATACGAAAAAACCATATTGATCTATTGATTGACGTCTTCCGCAAGAAACGG gGAAACCGATTGCATCCAAAATACGTGGCCCTAATCCTACGCGAGGCTGCCAAATCCCTGAAGCAGCTGCCCAATATTTCCCCGGTGTCCACGGCTGTTTCCCAGCAAGTCACGGTTTGTGGGGATCTTCACGGAAAATTGGACGATCTTCTTGTGGTGCTGCATAAG AACGGTCTTCCTTCATCTTCCAATCCCTACGTGTTCAATGGCGACTTTGTGGACAGGGGCAAGCGGGGCTTGGAGGTCCTTCTGTTGCTCCTCTCACTCTACTTGGCTTTCCCCAATGCAGTTTTCCTCAACCGTGGAAACCACGAGGACAGTGTCATGAATGCCCGCTATGGATTTATCCGGGAGGTGGAAAGCAAGTATCCT CGAAATCACAAGCGTATTTTGGCCTTCATCGACGAGGTCTACCGTTGGCTTCCCCTTGGCTCCGTTCTCAATAGCCGAGTGTTAATCGTTCACGGAGGTTTCTCGGATAGCACAAGCCTAGATCTAATCAAAAGTATTGACAGGGGCAAG TATGTGTCTATCTTGCGGCCTCCACTGACGGATGGCGAGCCACTGGACAAAACCGAGTGGCAGCAG ATCTTCGACATTATGTGGAGCGATCCGCAGGCCACAATGGGCTGTGTTCCAAATACCCTGAGGGGAGCTGGTGTTTGGTTTGGGCCGGATGTGACTGACAACTTCCTCCAGCGACATCGTCTTAGCTATGTCATTCGATCCCACGAATGCAAGCCCAATGGTCATGAGTTTATGCACGACAACAAG ATAATCACAATTTTTTCGGCCTCGAACTACTATGCCATTGGATCCAATAAAGGGGCTTATATCCGCCTGAACAACCAGCTGATGCCCCATTTTGTTCAGTATATATCGGCGGCCTCACAAACAAAGCGATTGTCTTTCAAACAGCGAATGGGCATTGTGGAAAGTTCGGCGCTCAAGGAGTTGGCGGTGCGTATGCGTGATCACCGGGATGAATTGGAGGACGAGTTCAGGAGGTATGATCCCAAGGACAGTGGTTACATATCCATCTCGAACTGGTGCAAGGTGATGGAGAAGGTCACCAAGTTGGGACTGCCCTGGCGACTTCTTCGCGACAAACTGGCTCCGGGGACAGATAGCCAGAAGGTTAACTACAACAGAACCCTGGATTTGTTGGACACGGATGTTATA ctCGAAGCCGAAGCCGATGGCATGTCAGTAATGGACGCTCTATATGCCAACAAGGCAAGCTTGGTGGCCATTTTCAATATCATTGATGCTGATAATTCCG GCGAAATCACCCTAGATGAGTTTGAAACCGCGATTGATTTGCTGGTGGCCCATATGCCAGGTGCCTATTCCAAGGCAGAGATGCTGGAGAAGTGCCGCATGATGGACCTCAATGGAGATGGTAAAGTGGATCTCAATGAATTCCTGGAGGCATTCAGGTTGAGTGACCTGCACAGGAAGGAGCAGCAGGACGAGAATATAAGGAGGCGTTCAACTGGCAGATCGGCCATTGCCAAAACCGCTTCTGATCCCGTCACTTTGTTGGCCGACAAGATCTCAAAAAATACGCTGGTTGTGGAACACGACATCGATCCCACGGACTGCGAGTCGAAAGTAATTGATCCTAAGAAGTCATAA
- the LOC108028354 gene encoding serine/threonine-protein phosphatase rdgC isoform X2, which produces MDENAIRAAIFIQKWYRRHQARREMQRRCNWQIFQNLEYASEQDQAELYKFFNDLIKHMPQAAGRKNQYQGSAHVSVLDEKDDLVEEFGDIVNAKIELPIRKNHIDLLIDVFRKKRGNRLHPKYVALILREAAKSLKQLPNISPVSTAVSQQVTVCGDLHGKLDDLLVVLHKNGLPSSSNPYVFNGDFVDRGKRGLEVLLLLLSLYLAFPNAVFLNRGNHEDSVMNARYGFIREVESKYPRNHKRILAFIDEVYRWLPLGSVLNSRVLIVHGGFSDSTSLDLIKSIDRGKYVSILRPPLTDGEPLDKTEWQQIFDIMWSDPQATMGCVPNTLRGAGVWFGPDVTDNFLQRHRLSYVIRSHECKPNGHEFMHDNKIITIFSASNYYAIGSNKGAYIRLNNQLMPHFVQYISAASQTKRLSFKQRMGIVESSALKELAVRMRDHRDELEDEFRRYDPKDSGYISISNWCKVMEKVTKLGLPWRLLRDKLAPGTDSQKVNYNRTLDLLDTDVILEAEADGMSVMDALYANKASLVAIFNIIDADNSGEITLDEFETAIDLLVAHMPGAYSKAEMLEKCRMMDLNGDGKVDLNEFLEAFRLSDLHRKEQQDENIRRRSTGRSAIAKTASDPVTLLADKISKNTLVVEHDIDPTDCESKVIDPKKS; this is translated from the exons ATGGATGAGAACG CCATTCGAGCGGCAATATTCATCCAGAAATGGTATCGCAGGCATCAGGCCCGTCGCGAAATGCAGAGGCGTTGCAACTGGCAGATCTTCCAGAACCTGGAATACGCCAGCGAACAGGACCAGGCTGAG CtatacaaattctttaatgacCTCATTAAGCACATGCCCCAGGCTGCGGGCAGGAAGAATCAGTACCAAGGATCCGCTCATG TTTCCGTACTGGATGAGAAAGATGACCTCGTTGAAGAGTTTGGGGACATTGTGAATGCCAAAATCGAGTTGCCAATACGAAAAAACCATATTGATCTATTGATTGACGTCTTCCGCAAGAAACGG gGAAACCGATTGCATCCAAAATACGTGGCCCTAATCCTACGCGAGGCTGCCAAATCCCTGAAGCAGCTGCCCAATATTTCCCCGGTGTCCACGGCTGTTTCCCAGCAAGTCACGGTTTGTGGGGATCTTCACGGAAAATTGGACGATCTTCTTGTGGTGCTGCATAAG AACGGTCTTCCTTCATCTTCCAATCCCTACGTGTTCAATGGCGACTTTGTGGACAGGGGCAAGCGGGGCTTGGAGGTCCTTCTGTTGCTCCTCTCACTCTACTTGGCTTTCCCCAATGCAGTTTTCCTCAACCGTGGAAACCACGAGGACAGTGTCATGAATGCCCGCTATGGATTTATCCGGGAGGTGGAAAGCAAGTATCCT CGAAATCACAAGCGTATTTTGGCCTTCATCGACGAGGTCTACCGTTGGCTTCCCCTTGGCTCCGTTCTCAATAGCCGAGTGTTAATCGTTCACGGAGGTTTCTCGGATAGCACAAGCCTAGATCTAATCAAAAGTATTGACAGGGGCAAG TATGTGTCTATCTTGCGGCCTCCACTGACGGATGGCGAGCCACTGGACAAAACCGAGTGGCAGCAG ATCTTCGACATTATGTGGAGCGATCCGCAGGCCACAATGGGCTGTGTTCCAAATACCCTGAGGGGAGCTGGTGTTTGGTTTGGGCCGGATGTGACTGACAACTTCCTCCAGCGACATCGTCTTAGCTATGTCATTCGATCCCACGAATGCAAGCCCAATGGTCATGAGTTTATGCACGACAACAAG ATAATCACAATTTTTTCGGCCTCGAACTACTATGCCATTGGATCCAATAAAGGGGCTTATATCCGCCTGAACAACCAGCTGATGCCCCATTTTGTTCAGTATATATCGGCGGCCTCACAAACAAAGCGATTGTCTTTCAAACAGCGAATGGGCATTGTGGAAAGTTCGGCGCTCAAGGAGTTGGCGGTGCGTATGCGTGATCACCGGGATGAATTGGAGGACGAGTTCAGGAGGTATGATCCCAAGGACAGTGGTTACATATCCATCTCGAACTGGTGCAAGGTGATGGAGAAGGTCACCAAGTTGGGACTGCCCTGGCGACTTCTTCGCGACAAACTGGCTCCGGGGACAGATAGCCAGAAGGTTAACTACAACAGAACCCTGGATTTGTTGGACACGGATGTTATA ctCGAAGCCGAAGCCGATGGCATGTCAGTAATGGACGCTCTATATGCCAACAAGGCAAGCTTGGTGGCCATTTTCAATATCATTGATGCTGATAATTCCG GCGAAATCACCCTAGATGAGTTTGAAACCGCGATTGATTTGCTGGTGGCCCATATGCCAGGTGCCTATTCCAAGGCAGAGATGCTGGAGAAGTGCCGCATGATGGACCTCAATGGAGATGGTAAAGTGGATCTCAATGAATTCCTGGAGGCATTCAGGTTGAGTGACCTGCACAGGAAGGAGCAGCAGGACGAGAATATAAGGAGGCGTTCAACTGGCAGATCGGCCATTGCCAAAACCGCTTCTGATCCCGTCACTTTGTTGGCCGACAAGATCTCAAAAAATACGCTGGTTGTGGAACACGACATCGATCCCACGGACTGCGAGTCGAAAGTAATTGATCCTAAGAAGTCATAA
- the LOC108028337 gene encoding probable deoxycytidylate deaminase, with amino-acid sequence MSEQISALDVSTQRTESPENHKRKDYLHWDDYFMATSLLSAKRSKDPVTQVGACIVDSQNRIVAIGYNGFPRNCSDDKFPWSKAQKGTQEFDPLEDKKMYVVHAEANAILNSNGMRLTGTRLYTTLFPCNECAKLIIQVGIAEVLYLSDKYAEKPTYRASKRMLDAVGVAYKRHLPQQKKIIIDFDNLLDEDPNASLELNGLHL; translated from the exons ATGTCAGAGCAAATCTCCGCTCTAGATGTAAGTACCCAAAGGACTGAGTCGCCTGAGAACCACAAGCGAAAAGACTACCTGCACTGGGATGACTACTTTATGGCCACCTCCTTGCTCTCCGCGAAACGAAGTAAGGATCCCGTGACCCAAGTTGGTGCCTGCATCGTGGACTCACAAAATCGAATTGTGGCCATTGGCTACAATGGATTTCCCCGAAACTGCAGCGACGACAAGTTTCCGTGGTCAAAGGCTCAGAAGGGCACACAGGAATTCGATCCTCTGGAGGACAAGAAGATGTACGTGGTGCATGCGGAGGCTAACGCGATCCTCAATAGCAACGGAATGAGATTGACTGGAACGCGACTCTACACCACTCTCTTTCCCTGCAACGAATGCGCCAAGCTCATCATACAG GTGGGCATTGCCGAGGTTCTTTATTTATCCGACAAGTATGCAGAGAAACCCACATACCGGGCCTCCAAGCGGATGCTGGATGCAGTGGGAGTGGCCTACAAACGACATCTTCCACAGCAAAAAAAGATCATCATAGATTTTGACAACCTTCTTGATGAGGATCCGAACGCATCGCTGGAGCTTAACGGCCTTCACTTATGA